A section of the Leptospira kobayashii genome encodes:
- a CDS encoding PA14 domain-containing protein gives MIITKRILDLFFCTQTNRKKILSVFCIVTSLLSLSLLSQTKSKLVSQTHIENGFDDLTLWETKNDLPVIAGIQYQTGLLHFLSPTEQGFVGNIEAHYFSEPELKKEILTGKESAIYFPYGGESFSPDYAGDSFGARWIGKIKSSYSEKYKFTTRTDDGTRLWVDGKLIIDQWKDMGTSEFSGELALTAGKEYNLKMEYYDRGGDAYAELLWESPSFSKSTIRKIGSLDYGYSLVTPFGTETNWDANYFKGREFKEPILKNKTDVLNFISSAEPFTKGVPLENFCARFSSFLQVPVTGDYTFFVTSDDGVRVKIANQTLIDQWTWMGPTEFSETTKLNEGDPVPIEIEYFQGGGGKYLKLEWQGPGFVRTLLGAKGKKERFATAVPLPLYPGKVFSYDLNSDNKKDLVFTHPTYSGKVSIAFQNKFGFLKNPIELKVGKDPSEILFLDLDNDLDIDMIVRSKSDSQFYILWNERDSFRAEPGPKWKEPIQNIKILPSYSKPNPNESDYIVLGTKNGDYVKTKWKKSNTWTEFESISQQESKEIKEMISKDTVLSSSEKKCISHQKQEICYDKAKQEVQIFE, from the coding sequence ATGATCATAACCAAACGAATATTAGATTTATTTTTCTGCACACAAACAAATCGGAAAAAAATTCTTTCCGTATTTTGTATTGTTACCTCCTTATTAAGTTTGTCTCTTCTTTCCCAAACCAAATCGAAACTTGTTTCTCAAACCCATATTGAAAACGGATTTGATGATCTGACTTTATGGGAAACCAAAAACGATTTGCCGGTGATCGCAGGGATCCAGTATCAAACAGGGTTGCTGCATTTTTTAAGTCCCACAGAACAAGGATTTGTTGGCAATATAGAAGCGCATTATTTTTCAGAGCCTGAACTAAAAAAGGAAATTTTAACAGGAAAGGAATCGGCTATTTATTTTCCTTACGGAGGAGAATCTTTTTCTCCGGACTACGCCGGAGATTCGTTCGGTGCCAGATGGATCGGCAAAATCAAATCTTCCTATTCCGAAAAGTATAAATTTACCACAAGAACGGACGATGGAACCAGACTTTGGGTAGATGGAAAACTCATCATTGATCAATGGAAGGATATGGGTACCTCCGAATTTTCAGGAGAACTCGCTTTAACAGCAGGCAAAGAATACAATCTGAAAATGGAATACTATGACCGGGGTGGGGATGCCTATGCGGAACTTCTTTGGGAGAGCCCGTCCTTTTCCAAGTCCACCATCCGAAAGATCGGATCCTTGGATTACGGATATTCCTTGGTCACTCCGTTCGGCACGGAAACAAACTGGGATGCAAATTATTTCAAAGGAAGGGAATTCAAAGAACCGATTTTAAAAAACAAAACTGATGTTTTGAATTTTATATCAAGTGCAGAACCGTTTACAAAAGGAGTTCCGCTTGAAAATTTTTGTGCAAGGTTTTCTTCCTTTCTACAAGTTCCCGTAACAGGAGATTATACTTTTTTTGTCACAAGCGATGACGGAGTTCGGGTAAAAATAGCCAACCAAACTCTAATTGATCAGTGGACTTGGATGGGGCCGACCGAGTTCTCGGAAACCACCAAACTGAATGAAGGTGATCCTGTACCGATTGAAATCGAATACTTTCAAGGAGGGGGAGGCAAATATTTGAAATTGGAATGGCAAGGACCCGGATTTGTGAGAACCTTACTCGGAGCCAAAGGAAAAAAAGAAAGATTCGCCACAGCAGTTCCTCTTCCTCTTTACCCGGGCAAAGTATTTTCTTACGACTTGAATTCGGATAATAAAAAAGATCTGGTTTTTACGCATCCGACTTACTCAGGTAAGGTTTCGATTGCGTTCCAAAACAAATTCGGTTTTTTAAAAAATCCAATCGAGTTGAAAGTAGGAAAAGATCCGAGCGAAATTCTATTTCTGGATTTGGACAATGATTTGGATATTGATATGATCGTTCGTTCCAAATCGGATTCGCAATTTTATATTCTTTGGAATGAGAGAGATTCCTTTCGTGCGGAACCCGGACCCAAATGGAAAGAACCGATTCAAAATATAAAAATACTTCCCTCCTATTCCAAACCGAACCCGAATGAATCGGATTACATTGTCTTAGGAACAAAGAACGGTGATTATGTGAAAACAAAATGGAAAAAATCAAATACCTGGACTGAATTCGAATCTATTTCCCAGCAAGAATCGAAAGAAATCAAAGAAATGATTTCAAAGGATACCGTCTTATCTTCTTCCGAAAAAAAATGCATATCACATCAAAAACAAGAAATCTGTTACGATAAAGCCAAACAAGAAGTTCAAATTTTCGAATAG
- a CDS encoding porin: MPKSQDKYLIFLLFLLLYLPVSKIHSQTDSPSPLPTKTDPKKTIVAKEEKLNSEKPAKVRMAFGKGLDFESPDEDASLNLRLRFQGRYTQGNSTNPDSDPTELQLRRARIALRGYVMNKDWQYYMQLGFSDQDMEKDRPVPLRDAVLTYAKYRDFNISGGQMKVPFNRERVISDGIQEFVDRTISNGELNLDRDVGAQVFSNNFLGLNHFGYNVGVFGGDGRNKTSGSPGVLSIAKLTYYPLGCYTDTGEPDLDYSTTPKLSFSVFGAKNVNSNRTLSTFGDTYDFARFTYNHSGAEFVLKWQGFSLSGEYLVRDADAPYREKEIGSQLKREYSRSARGEMIQFGYLLTQKLGVAFRFSEYYPIAKTDPTLTYSRERGIAFSYYIQDHNLKIQADYSHQDGEVSQNYGSEQFRVQMQIYL; the protein is encoded by the coding sequence ATGCCTAAAAGCCAAGATAAATACCTCATATTCCTTCTCTTTCTACTACTTTATCTACCTGTATCGAAAATCCACTCTCAAACCGACAGCCCTTCTCCCCTTCCTACGAAAACCGATCCGAAAAAGACAATCGTTGCCAAAGAAGAGAAGCTAAATTCGGAAAAACCGGCAAAAGTCCGTATGGCATTTGGAAAAGGTTTGGATTTTGAATCTCCCGACGAAGATGCGTCTCTTAATCTCCGTTTGCGCTTTCAGGGAAGATACACCCAGGGAAATTCCACAAACCCGGACAGTGATCCTACGGAACTACAACTGAGAAGGGCTAGAATTGCCCTACGAGGTTATGTCATGAACAAAGATTGGCAATACTATATGCAGTTGGGTTTTTCCGACCAAGATATGGAAAAAGACAGGCCGGTCCCTTTGAGGGATGCAGTTCTAACATATGCTAAATATAGAGATTTCAATATTTCGGGTGGACAGATGAAAGTTCCTTTCAACCGGGAAAGAGTAATCTCCGACGGCATACAAGAGTTTGTCGACCGAACCATTTCGAATGGGGAATTGAATTTGGATCGGGATGTAGGTGCTCAGGTATTTTCCAATAATTTTCTGGGATTGAATCATTTCGGTTATAATGTGGGGGTATTCGGAGGTGACGGAAGAAATAAAACATCCGGCTCACCTGGGGTCTTAAGCATCGCCAAACTAACATATTATCCTTTAGGTTGTTATACGGATACAGGAGAGCCTGACCTGGATTATTCTACAACGCCCAAACTTTCCTTTTCCGTCTTCGGGGCGAAAAACGTAAATTCGAACAGAACACTCTCAACCTTCGGTGATACATATGATTTTGCCCGGTTTACCTACAATCATTCCGGCGCAGAGTTTGTATTGAAGTGGCAGGGATTTTCTCTTTCAGGAGAATACTTGGTACGTGATGCGGATGCTCCTTATCGGGAAAAGGAAATAGGCAGTCAATTGAAACGGGAATACTCGAGATCCGCTCGAGGAGAAATGATTCAATTCGGTTATTTACTGACGCAAAAATTGGGAGTAGCATTTCGTTTTTCAGAATACTATCCTATTGCAAAAACGGATCCCACCCTTACCTACAGCCGGGAAAGAGGGATTGCTTTTTCTTATTATATCCAAGATCATAACTTAAAAATCCAAGCTGACTACTCGCACCAAGACGGTGAAGTAAGTCAAAACTACGGCTCGGAACAATTCCGAGTTCAGATGCAAATTTATTTATGA
- the gmd gene encoding GDP-mannose 4,6-dehydratase codes for MKKALITGITGQDGSYLAELLLEKGYQVHGIVRRTSLFNRNRIEHLHGNSNLILHYGDMTDSSNLNRILEKTQPEEIYNLAAQSHVQVSFEVPEYTAEVDGVGTLRILDAIKQTGIKSRFYQASTSELYGLVQEIPQTEKTPFYPRSPYAVAKLYAYWAVVNYREAYGLHASNGILFNHESPRRGEAFVTRKVTLGVAAVKAGQLPHITMGNIDSKRDWGYAPDYVQMMWMMLQQDKPDDYVVATNEMHTVREFIEESYRIAGFEVVWEGKEDKEVGKDKKTGKVLVKIDPKYYRPAEVELLIGNPEKAKQKLGWVPKVKFKELVKIMTEADLASYGLKPEA; via the coding sequence ATGAAAAAAGCACTGATTACTGGAATCACAGGGCAAGATGGCTCTTACTTGGCGGAACTTCTCTTGGAAAAAGGGTACCAAGTACATGGAATCGTAAGACGAACAAGTCTATTCAACCGAAATCGTATCGAACACCTTCATGGAAATTCCAATTTAATTTTACACTACGGGGATATGACCGATTCCTCCAATTTAAATCGAATTTTAGAAAAAACCCAGCCGGAAGAGATTTATAACCTGGCCGCACAATCCCATGTTCAGGTTTCTTTTGAAGTTCCGGAATACACTGCCGAAGTAGACGGAGTGGGAACCTTACGAATCTTAGATGCAATTAAGCAGACAGGCATCAAATCCAGATTTTACCAGGCGTCCACATCCGAACTTTACGGTTTGGTACAGGAAATTCCTCAAACGGAAAAAACTCCGTTTTATCCCCGCTCTCCTTATGCCGTAGCTAAATTATACGCATATTGGGCGGTAGTAAACTATAGAGAAGCATACGGACTTCATGCTTCCAATGGAATTCTATTCAATCATGAATCTCCTAGACGTGGAGAAGCATTCGTAACCAGAAAAGTGACACTTGGTGTTGCTGCCGTAAAAGCAGGACAATTGCCTCATATTACTATGGGAAATATTGATTCCAAACGCGACTGGGGATATGCACCGGACTATGTGCAAATGATGTGGATGATGTTACAACAAGACAAACCGGACGATTATGTTGTAGCTACAAATGAAATGCATACTGTTCGTGAATTCATCGAAGAATCGTACCGAATCGCCGGTTTTGAAGTGGTTTGGGAAGGTAAAGAAGACAAAGAAGTCGGTAAAGATAAAAAGACCGGCAAAGTTTTAGTCAAAATCGATCCTAAATACTACCGACCTGCAGAAGTGGAATTGTTGATCGGAAATCCCGAAAAAGCAAAACAAAAGTTAGGTTGGGTTCCTAAAGTGAAATTCAAAGAATTGGTTAAGATTATGACGGAAGCCGATTTGGCATCTTACGGTTTGAAACCGGAAGCATAA
- a CDS encoding STAS domain-containing protein has product MNNEKILIEEKANTIRVRFMDQILDGNSPELRETLSSILDKDATEVYLDMEKVVIVSSLGISRLLSFKNKADEKKITVKIVNIQEKLKETLKKLMLDQFFGL; this is encoded by the coding sequence ATGAACAACGAAAAAATACTAATTGAAGAGAAAGCTAATACGATCCGCGTTCGTTTTATGGATCAAATCCTGGACGGAAATTCGCCCGAACTCAGAGAAACACTGAGCAGTATCTTAGACAAAGATGCTACTGAAGTTTATTTAGATATGGAGAAAGTTGTAATTGTTAGTTCTTTGGGAATTTCGAGACTTCTTTCTTTTAAAAACAAAGCGGATGAGAAAAAGATAACAGTCAAAATCGTGAACATTCAGGAAAAGCTAAAAGAAACTTTGAAAAAATTGATGTTGGATCAATTTTTCGGCCTTTAA
- a CDS encoding Crp/Fnr family transcriptional regulator: protein MSFFQMVTFPANSYIIVEGKKDANNFYIIREGKVRVTRETAVVGEDPNQVLGPGDFFGVVAAMSQHAQIESATSLTNVSLISVSYDQFGTLIQKSTAVAMNIIRFFSMKLRQFDTTITRLSFRNAVEEDPNELFKIGEYYFQQQNIPHATFAYQSYLKHLPNGQFVPQAKLRLQSSNQPFAAAAIDYTKFNRNYKDNEMIFCEHEPGKELFILQQGKVKISKIVNQNEVMLAVLQAGDIFGEMAILDNKPRSASAIASGDVELLAINKANFEGMVKAQPQLATRLITLLSERIWTAYKQLANLLLKDSQARIVDTLMTLVEKNRVKVAPKQTINFELGAKDLLKMIGLTDPKDELLIAELIKQNKFIRLDLGKIVCSDTAELEKLVQFYHKKAQMENKLKKLK from the coding sequence ATGTCATTTTTTCAAATGGTAACCTTCCCAGCAAACTCCTACATCATTGTAGAAGGGAAGAAAGATGCGAACAATTTCTATATCATACGTGAGGGGAAAGTACGCGTTACTCGGGAGACTGCTGTGGTCGGAGAAGATCCGAACCAAGTTCTTGGACCTGGGGATTTTTTCGGAGTAGTGGCGGCGATGAGCCAACACGCTCAAATTGAATCGGCTACTTCACTTACAAATGTTTCCTTAATCTCGGTTAGTTACGACCAATTCGGCACATTGATTCAAAAATCAACAGCCGTAGCAATGAACATCATTCGATTTTTCTCGATGAAGTTGCGCCAGTTCGATACTACGATTACCCGCCTTTCCTTTCGAAATGCAGTAGAGGAAGATCCGAACGAATTATTTAAAATCGGCGAATATTACTTCCAGCAACAAAATATTCCCCATGCTACTTTTGCTTACCAAAGTTATTTAAAACATCTACCGAACGGACAATTTGTACCCCAAGCAAAATTACGTTTGCAATCCAGTAACCAACCTTTCGCCGCAGCTGCGATCGACTATACAAAGTTCAATCGCAATTACAAAGACAACGAAATGATTTTCTGCGAGCATGAACCGGGGAAAGAGCTATTCATCCTCCAACAAGGCAAAGTTAAAATCTCCAAGATCGTTAACCAAAACGAAGTTATGTTGGCCGTCCTCCAAGCTGGAGATATTTTCGGAGAGATGGCGATTTTGGACAACAAGCCCCGTTCCGCTTCCGCAATCGCATCGGGAGATGTGGAACTACTTGCCATCAACAAAGCCAACTTTGAAGGAATGGTAAAGGCGCAACCGCAACTTGCCACAAGGTTGATTACGTTATTGTCCGAAAGAATTTGGACCGCATACAAACAACTTGCAAACCTACTACTCAAAGACTCCCAAGCACGCATTGTAGATACATTGATGACTCTTGTGGAAAAAAACAGGGTGAAAGTCGCTCCCAAACAAACGATCAACTTCGAATTGGGCGCCAAAGATCTTTTAAAAATGATCGGGCTAACCGATCCGAAAGATGAATTGTTGATCGCTGAACTTATCAAACAAAACAAATTTATTCGCCTGGATCTTGGAAAAATTGTATGTTCCGACACTGCGGAGCTGGAAAAACTCGTCCAATTTTATCATAAGAAAGCACAGATGGAAAATAAACTTAAAAAGCTGAAATAA
- a CDS encoding tetratricopeptide repeat protein, whose translation MRQNSTVLIFYFSVLVLFFNFPALAAEPKKISEVYKAEEIKQGNLLFQKANEFFQDRNYTKSIEELKLFLVLYLRHPKEWEARKLLSSAYRKTRDTVALAQNELMMYKDYPNTEEGLDAYLESARAFVRMGREEKAIAILKDITANTYSSKIAQEAEMELSQLEILSEGKNK comes from the coding sequence ATGAGACAGAATTCGACGGTTTTGATTTTCTATTTTTCGGTTTTGGTTCTATTTTTCAACTTTCCCGCCCTGGCTGCGGAACCGAAAAAAATTTCCGAAGTCTATAAGGCTGAGGAAATCAAACAGGGAAATCTGCTATTCCAAAAGGCAAATGAGTTTTTTCAGGACAGAAATTATACAAAATCCATAGAGGAATTAAAACTTTTTCTAGTGCTTTACTTACGGCATCCAAAAGAGTGGGAAGCTAGGAAATTACTTTCCAGTGCTTACAGAAAAACAAGGGATACCGTGGCACTTGCTCAAAACGAACTAATGATGTACAAAGATTACCCAAATACGGAAGAAGGACTTGATGCTTATCTCGAATCGGCACGGGCTTTTGTAAGAATGGGGAGAGAAGAAAAAGCCATCGCCATACTTAAGGATATAACAGCAAACACTTATTCTTCCAAGATCGCTCAAGAAGCGGAGATGGAACTCTCGCAATTGGAAATTTTATCGGAAGGTAAAAATAAATGA
- a CDS encoding vWA domain-containing protein has translation MSFLSSHQKSKLVFLCLFYILYIFATPIVPTSPNSKRYVFILDASGSMTEKLNGVTRMAIAKDQMIQFLSKLPKDNEVGLVAYGNRIAGCNSARLYHPIQRGGASAVINKLTGIIPAGSTPIAATIDLVGEFLLQTENETEIIFISDGIESCEGDPLHSLRILKDKGKKFNLQIIGIDLDKRAEDDLTRLALVGSGKYFSVKKREDIEDAFQSIFSPGIPFVPPKIVESETGPAGIRIISILPYSSHSGSQTFILHYEYDGILPITDYMVHLNVFSKKEVHLTKELPPIREKRIADMGQTDVQFKEGRNGKGKLIFTVDPKSAWETSLELWAVDDIPKILAKSDTKLLQRD, from the coding sequence GTGAGTTTCCTTTCTTCACATCAAAAATCCAAACTTGTCTTCTTATGTCTCTTTTATATACTATATATCTTTGCGACTCCGATCGTTCCGACTTCACCTAACAGTAAACGATATGTTTTTATCCTGGATGCCAGCGGCTCAATGACTGAAAAATTGAATGGTGTTACCAGGATGGCGATTGCAAAAGATCAAATGATTCAATTTCTTTCCAAGCTCCCGAAAGATAATGAAGTGGGACTTGTCGCCTATGGAAATCGAATCGCAGGTTGCAATTCAGCAAGACTTTATCATCCCATCCAAAGAGGAGGGGCAAGTGCCGTTATAAACAAACTAACAGGAATTATTCCCGCAGGTTCCACACCGATTGCCGCAACGATTGATTTGGTCGGTGAGTTTCTTTTACAAACCGAGAATGAAACGGAAATTATTTTTATCAGTGATGGAATCGAAAGTTGTGAAGGAGATCCTTTGCATTCTTTGCGCATACTCAAAGACAAAGGTAAAAAATTCAATCTACAGATCATAGGAATCGATTTGGATAAAAGGGCTGAAGATGATTTGACACGTCTCGCCCTAGTGGGAAGCGGGAAGTATTTCTCCGTGAAAAAGCGGGAGGATATTGAAGATGCATTTCAGTCCATATTTTCCCCGGGTATCCCTTTCGTTCCGCCAAAGATTGTGGAATCGGAAACCGGCCCAGCTGGTATCAGAATCATCAGCATCCTCCCCTATTCGAGTCATTCCGGTTCGCAAACATTCATACTTCATTATGAGTATGATGGAATATTACCGATTACGGATTATATGGTTCATTTGAATGTTTTTTCCAAAAAGGAAGTTCATCTTACCAAAGAGCTTCCTCCCATCAGGGAAAAAAGGATCGCTGATATGGGACAAACAGATGTTCAATTCAAGGAAGGTAGAAACGGTAAGGGAAAGCTGATTTTTACCGTTGACCCAAAATCCGCCTGGGAGACTTCTCTGGAACTTTGGGCCGTGGACGATATTCCGAAAATTCTTGCCAAATCCGATACAAAACTTCTTCAGAGAGATTAA
- a CDS encoding NUDIX hydrolase — protein MLDLPNLSNFLSQDWEEKPNTNEIISCVVMPLFEDPVHGQGIILTQRALHLKSHPGQISFPGGVHEESDPNLLECALREWEEEMGVSKNSLTTLGRHTGLSTRTGFHITPFVCLYSGDFQFSLNKDEVEKTILLPLSQLQSSPFYAMSVPKRIPLDYISYFDLEEGLLWGATCEMILRFLKEFGNFDRKPKFVEPNLPHPPFLNPRLL, from the coding sequence ATGTTAGATCTTCCCAATCTTTCAAATTTTCTCTCGCAGGATTGGGAAGAAAAACCAAATACGAACGAGATTATTTCCTGTGTAGTTATGCCTTTGTTCGAAGATCCGGTCCACGGGCAAGGAATCATTCTGACACAAAGAGCACTTCATCTGAAATCCCATCCGGGACAAATATCATTTCCGGGCGGAGTCCACGAAGAATCCGATCCCAATCTTTTGGAATGTGCTCTCCGGGAATGGGAAGAAGAAATGGGAGTTTCCAAAAACTCTCTTACTACTCTGGGCAGACATACCGGCCTAAGTACCAGGACAGGATTCCATATTACACCTTTTGTATGTTTGTATTCCGGAGATTTCCAATTTTCACTTAACAAAGACGAGGTGGAAAAAACGATTTTACTTCCTTTGTCCCAATTGCAGAGTTCTCCCTTTTATGCAATGTCCGTTCCCAAAAGAATTCCTTTGGATTACATCAGCTATTTTGATCTGGAAGAGGGCCTTTTGTGGGGAGCCACCTGTGAAATGATCCTTCGTTTTTTGAAAGAATTCGGCAATTTCGATCGCAAACCGAAGTTCGTAGAACCGAATCTTCCTCATCCGCCTTTTTTAAACCCGCGACTGCTCTAA
- a CDS encoding ribonuclease D, translated as MQINSNYILVDTAKALELALINLKQSKILSIDTESSGYYTYFPKVCLIQINSNGKNYLIDPLKITNLKGLAPLFADPNILKIFHSAQDDIKALKRDFGFQFTNVADTMISSRLLSMEQSSLAFVVEHYHKVSLSKVEQKSNWEIRPLQTQQLRYAALDTAYLETIWLKMEEELKRRNLYEEAKSEFEFTASEDYVEKGGEGFHIAKFPDIINFTPLERRKILELLRYRDEKAKKINKAPFRVFNNDRLSQAVKEQPNEEKCMEWFGKKDGSEIYKLLISEYSDPIETSELSKRHGEDLNEEEDKKFQNAKKWRLRVMRIRRMEHSLLPSNKQLIAILRANPQNIEELKALHVFSDWKVENYGPSLLTALGGVHNDSMLSKLVSVRSKEAFLAKKRKKQNHSQKEE; from the coding sequence ATGCAAATCAATTCCAACTATATTCTCGTTGATACGGCAAAAGCTTTGGAGCTTGCCCTCATCAACCTAAAACAGTCTAAAATCCTTTCTATTGACACAGAATCCTCGGGATATTACACATACTTCCCCAAAGTCTGCCTCATTCAAATCAATTCCAACGGAAAAAACTATCTGATAGACCCGCTCAAAATCACAAATTTGAAGGGTTTGGCACCATTATTTGCCGATCCTAACATTTTGAAAATTTTTCATTCCGCTCAGGATGATATCAAAGCGTTAAAACGGGATTTCGGATTCCAATTTACGAACGTTGCGGATACTATGATCAGCTCCCGACTACTTTCCATGGAACAAAGTTCTCTCGCATTCGTTGTGGAACATTATCACAAAGTTTCTCTTTCCAAAGTGGAACAAAAATCCAATTGGGAAATCCGTCCTTTACAAACGCAGCAACTTCGTTATGCGGCGTTGGATACAGCCTATCTCGAAACGATCTGGCTCAAGATGGAAGAAGAATTAAAACGTAGAAATTTATATGAAGAAGCAAAATCGGAATTCGAATTTACGGCTTCCGAAGATTATGTGGAAAAAGGCGGAGAAGGATTCCACATTGCAAAATTTCCCGACATCATAAATTTCACTCCTCTCGAACGAAGAAAGATTTTGGAACTACTTCGTTACAGGGATGAAAAAGCAAAAAAAATAAATAAAGCTCCTTTTCGTGTCTTCAATAACGACCGTTTATCGCAAGCCGTCAAAGAACAACCGAATGAAGAAAAATGTATGGAATGGTTCGGAAAAAAAGACGGTAGCGAAATTTATAAACTCTTAATCAGCGAATACAGCGATCCGATCGAGACCTCTGAATTGTCCAAACGGCATGGAGAAGACTTGAATGAAGAAGAGGACAAAAAGTTTCAAAACGCTAAAAAATGGCGCCTTCGTGTCATGCGGATCAGACGAATGGAACATTCCCTTCTTCCATCTAACAAACAATTAATTGCGATTCTGAGAGCCAACCCGCAAAACATAGAAGAACTCAAAGCACTTCACGTATTTTCGGATTGGAAAGTGGAAAATTACGGGCCTTCCCTGCTTACTGCACTCGGTGGAGTTCATAATGATTCCATGTTGAGTAAACTAGTATCCGTTCGTTCCAAAGAAGCCTTTCTCGCCAAAAAAAGAAAAAAACAAAACCACTCTCAAAAAGAGGAGTGA
- the purF gene encoding amidophosphoribosyltransferase yields the protein MILQSDKPKEECAIFGIYNSKEAANFTYLGLYSLQHRGQESSGIVSTDGNHLYRYANMGLVANIFTQSKIKELIGEAAIGHNRYSTTGASFLRNAQPVRVESHLGPISLAHNGNLVNSWDIRNRLERDGSIFQTTIDSEVIVHLMARSHQTDLLQALCESLNQVRGAYSLLVLTPRYLIAVRDPNGFRPLVMGKRPDGAIVFASETCAFDITETEYVRDVEPGEMVVVDHTGVRSLYPFAKAQPSLCIFEYIYFARPDSYIFGDSVYKVRKELGRQLARVMPVEADVVIPVPDSATIAALGYSEESGIPYQSGLIRSHYVGRTFIEPDQKIRDFGAKIKYNVVKEVVNGKRVIVIDDSVMRGTTSRKIIKMLRNAGAKEVHFRVSAPPTISPCYYGIDIPTHKELIAATHTIDEIQKYLRVDSIAYLSLERMNKAVEGHKGGGFCDACFTTKYPVEFQEHVGNQKSLFTEYSVEE from the coding sequence ATGATTCTTCAATCTGACAAACCAAAAGAAGAGTGTGCCATATTTGGCATCTACAATAGTAAAGAAGCAGCCAATTTTACTTACCTAGGGCTGTATTCTCTCCAACACCGAGGACAAGAATCGAGTGGGATCGTTTCCACCGATGGAAACCATCTCTATCGCTATGCGAATATGGGATTGGTTGCCAATATCTTCACTCAGTCCAAAATCAAGGAGCTGATCGGAGAAGCCGCGATCGGTCATAACCGCTATTCTACGACCGGTGCCAGTTTCCTTCGAAATGCACAGCCGGTTCGGGTGGAATCCCATCTTGGACCGATCTCTCTTGCGCATAACGGCAACTTGGTCAACTCCTGGGACATCCGCAATCGCCTGGAAAGAGACGGATCCATTTTTCAAACCACAATAGATTCCGAAGTGATCGTTCATTTGATGGCGAGAAGTCATCAGACGGATCTATTGCAGGCATTATGCGAATCATTGAATCAAGTGCGTGGTGCTTATTCCCTTTTGGTTTTGACTCCCAGATATTTGATCGCAGTCCGGGACCCCAATGGATTCCGCCCTCTTGTGATGGGAAAAAGACCGGATGGAGCCATCGTATTTGCTTCTGAGACCTGCGCTTTTGATATCACGGAGACCGAGTATGTTCGGGATGTGGAACCGGGGGAAATGGTGGTAGTCGACCATACCGGTGTGAGATCACTTTATCCGTTTGCGAAAGCTCAACCTAGTCTTTGTATTTTCGAATATATCTATTTTGCAAGACCGGATTCCTATATTTTCGGTGACTCCGTTTATAAAGTCAGAAAAGAACTCGGTCGCCAATTAGCGCGTGTTATGCCTGTGGAAGCAGATGTAGTGATTCCCGTTCCTGACTCCGCTACCATAGCCGCCTTGGGTTATAGTGAAGAGTCCGGGATTCCTTACCAAAGCGGACTCATCCGTTCCCATTATGTGGGAAGGACATTCATAGAACCGGATCAAAAGATCAGGGATTTCGGTGCCAAAATCAAATACAACGTAGTGAAAGAAGTCGTAAATGGCAAGCGAGTGATTGTCATCGATGACTCTGTTATGCGAGGGACTACGAGTAGAAAAATCATTAAGATGCTCCGCAATGCCGGTGCCAAAGAAGTACATTTCCGGGTTTCCGCGCCTCCTACGATTTCACCATGTTATTATGGAATAGATATTCCTACACATAAGGAACTCATTGCAGCAACTCATACGATTGATGAAATTCAAAAATATCTGAGAGTGGATTCGATTGCTTATCTTTCTTTGGAAAGAATGAACAAAGCGGTCGAAGGTCATAAAGGCGGCGGCTTCTGTGATGCTTGTTTTACTACCAAGTATCCGGTTGAATTCCAAGAACATGTCGGTAATCAAAAGTCTTTGTTTACGGAATATTCAGTAGAAGAGTAA